The nucleotide sequence GGCGGCTCCCAGACGAGTCTCACGAGATCGGCGCCACCTCTTGCCCTCAGGTTAAGTGGCTTGGACGGGGGGGACGGGGGCAGAAGGGGATCCATTCGAGGGCTGGGATCCTCGCTCGGATGGTCCGGGTCGGTGCTGATCACGTACGGCGTATCTCCGATTCCGTCGCCATCCCCATCTACGCCCGTGTAGTCGCTCCAGTAGTTCCGGTAGAACCAGTCGTAGCACCAGTCGTAGTAGTAGTCGTAGCAACCCTCGTCGTAGGCCTGCACCACGTTGCCGATCATGTTGTTGTCAAAGACATGGACGAAATCCGTGTTGGCCAGACCGATACCCTGGCCGTTGAACATCACGGTGTTCTCGAAGATCTCCACACCATAGGTCCACCATACGAAAATGCCATAGTCGTTGTACGAGATCGAGTTCCCGCGGACCTCGCTGGAGCCCCGTTCCGATATCAGGATTCCGGTGTTGCTGTAGGAAATCTGGTTGTCAATCACGGAATTGCTCCAGGGTCCGTTCTCTATGGGCCAGTCTCCCATGTCGATCGCTATGAGACTCCAGGAGAACGAGTTGCCCTCGATACGGTTGTTGTTGGAGCGTTGTCTGATGGTAACACCGTATTTGTTACCCGTGAAGATGTTGCTTGAGATGACGCAGTTCTTCGTCGCGGTCATGTAGATGCCGATCTCGTTGCTCGCGATCACGTTCTCTGAGATTAGGCAGCCCGTCACGCCGCTCAGTCTGATCCCGGGGTCGATCGGCCCCGGCGGTAAATCATAGGAGTAGTTGTTCGTGATCGTGAACCCCATCACCTTCACATCGCTGGCGGTCACGCTCACGACGTTCTCGGCTCCGCAGCCGTCGATGGTGGTCGTCAGTGCTCCCTCTCCAAGCAACGTGAGCGGCTTGTTGACCAAGAGACCCCCGCAGTAGGTCCCGTTGTAGACGTAGATTGTGTCCCCGGGGATTGCGACGTTTATCGCCCCTTGAAACGAGGTATAGTTCCCCGGACCCGTCCCGCCGACGTAGAGAGTGCCCGCGCTCACGTTCACGGGGACTACAACGAGTCCCGCCAGAAGCGTGCCGGTCACGAGGAGAAGCACGACGGAGAGACTTCGGATTCTCATATCATCCTCCAGTTCGTCCGCTGCTCGATCGCCTCGATGAAACGTTTCCCACTTCCCGCACACAGTCTTCGTGACCTGCGGAACCGCATATCCTGGACCCGCCGCCTCCGCCAGGAGGCGTCCAGCTCACCGTGTTGTTCTCGAACCCGGGTACGCGTATCAGGTCAAGCGGGGGCTTCAACGCCACGAGGACAGTCGCGCTCGCCTCGTTCGACCTAGCCCCCTCGCCGATTGCGTTTCTAGCCGCGACCCGGTAGTGGTATGTCTTCCCCAACTCGAGTCCCGTGTCAACGTACGTCGTGACGTTCCCGATTTCGACCAGTAAGGTCTCCGTACCTGGAGCATAGCTGCGGTAGATGCTGTAGTTCGTGATCGGGGAACCGCCGTCGTATCGTGGAGGGTGCCAATCGAGCACTATTCGCGCGATTCCAGCTGTCGCCTGTAAGTCTTGGGGTCTGGACGGAGGCGCTTGAGGCACAACATAGGGCTCCATCAGGGGATACCTATCTTCATTGTGCTGCGGTGTGACGTATTCATAGGGGAAATTCGGACAGACGTCCACGACACGCGGTGTGTCTCCAAAACCGTCGCTGCCTGGCTCCGTCTGGTTCGGGCCACTGAACTCGTCAGGACCCGAGTAGTCGCTCCAGTAGTTGCCCCCTGAGGGATAGCCATTGTCCCACTCGTTGTCGTAGCCGCTGTCACAGGCATGATTCGTGTTATCGACGAAGTTGTTGTGGTAGAAGACATTCCCCACACTCGGATGCCAATACTCGTACTCATCCAGGTAGAGGATGATTCCCCATTTGTTCCCTATGATGTCGTTCTCACGGATGGTGTTGGTGCAGGACAGATACAAAGAGATTCCCCAGTCACTGTTGGTGATGCGATTCCTGGCAATCAAGTTGTTCGAGCCCCATATATTGATGGCAGTCCACTCTGGATTGGATATCGTGTTGTCGGTGACTGTGTTCCCGTAGGAGAAGTAGACGATGATTCCACCTCCCTCCGAGGAGAGATCATTGTGCGCCACTTCGACTCTTTCCGAATGGTAGAGGAAGATGCCGTGACCATCTTCGAATGTGTTGTTTGTGATGGTGCTTTGCCACAGGGAGTCTGCGAATATGGCCTCACGGGTGGAGCTCCGAAAGATGTTGTCCCTGATCGCTATCTCACTCGAGTATCGGAACTCAGAGGGTCTGATGCGGATGGCCCACGTGTTGTTGCTGAAGCTGTTGTTGCTGATGACGCAGTTGTGTGCCTCCCACAAGAGAATGCCGATCAGGTTGTCAGAGATCACGTTGTTGGAAATCAAGCAGTCGGAGGCCCCGATGACACTAATGCCTGGGTCAACAGGAACGGGCGGGGGCGGTGGTTCAGGAGCGCCATCAGTCCCATTGACGATTGTGAAGTCTCTGATGTGCACTGAATCGGCCAAGATGGTCACAGCGCTCACGCTTCCGCAAGCGTCGATGGTCGTCGTCAGCGCTCCCTCCCCTCGAAGCGTGAGTGCCTTGTTGACCAAGATCTCTCCGCAGTACGTTCCGCTGTACACGTACACGGTGTCCCCTGGTGTCGAAGCGTTGATTGCATCCTGGATAGTCGTGTAGTTGCCAGGTCCCGCCCCGCCGACGAAGAGCACAGTTGCCTGTGCGCTTGGAAGCACGCTCATGCCCGCCAACGAGGCGCACAGGAGGAAAAGCACGACCACCAGGCTTCTTCTCATCATAGCAGTCTCCGGTTGTTAGGGATCCGAACGCGCCCAGGTCGCCCCCCAATCCGGTGTCTGGGTGGACGTCCCGATGGAACCAGTCCCCGACACTCTGCTCTCGAATGCGGTGCTAAAGGGAACCCCCACGCCTGGTTCAGGCAGGCAGTCTTCGTGACCCGCGGAGCTGCATGTCCTGGACCCGCCCCCTCCACCAGGTGGTTTCCGGTTCACCGTGATGTTCTCGATTCCCGAAAGCCCGTATTCCTGGGGCAGCGGCACTGGCATTCCATCGGATTGGAGAGTGCCATACAAACCGACAGGAGGAGAATGAGGAGCATAGGGCCTCATCAGAGGATACCTGTCTGCAGGGTCGCCACGGTCAGGCGCACAGGGAGGAACGACACGAGGCGTGTCTCCGATCCCGTCTCGCCCGGGTCTATCTTGGTACGGCCCTGAGAACTCATCCTCACCCGTGTAGTCGTCCCAGTAGTTCCCTCCCGAAGGATATCCGTCGTCCCACGTGCCGTTGAGGTTGTCGTCGCAGGCATGTTCTCCGTTCTCTATGAAGTTGTTGTGATACACCCAGTTGCTCCCCCGAGGGTCATCGATTTCGACTCCGGCCACATTGTGTCCGATGGTATTCCCTGAAATGAGGTTGTCGTGGGTGCCTAGCAGGCGGATACCGGCTATCGAGTTCCCCATTATCCTGTTGTTGGTGACTGATATCTGGACGGCACTCGCAAGTCCCGCGTATACGCCCCGGTCGTTGTCCGAGATCAGGTTGCCGGTTATGAGGATGTCCCTCCTGGGGTACCAGCTCAAGATTCCGTCGCCGTAATCCGAGACGGTGTTGGCTCTTATCTGGGCATCGCCTGAGTAGAACAGGGCTATCCCGTAGCTGCCGCTTCCAGATACGCGGTTGCCGACGATCTCAGCGTCGTATGAGTAGGCAAGCTCGATTCCCTTGTCTGTCTCAAGAATGACATTGCCCAGTATGGAGCTGCCGTCCGAGTAGGAGATTCTGATCCCCCGTTCCTTCTGCGAGATGCTGTTGCCCTGAATCACGTTGGCGTCAGAGTAGAGGACCCTGATGCCACCACTGAGACCCTTCAGGATGGCATTCCCCTCTATCGTGTTGTGACTCGAGTAACGGAGAGTGATCCCCTGTATGTCCCCGTGAAATGTGTTGTTGGCGAACCTGCAGTCATGGCCACGATGCAGGACGAGCCCCTTGTCCGATGACCCGCCGATCGTGAATCCGGAGACTTCCACGTGAGACTCTGACACGAAGACCGCCGTTGGGCGATTCTCGGCCCTGATCTCGGTCGTCTCCGCGTGCCTGCCCACCAATGTGAGCGGCTTGGATATTGAGACGCTCTCCTTGTAGACGCCGGAGTAGACGTAGACGGTGTCCCCTGGATTCGCGGCGTCGACGGCTGCCTGGATCGTCGTGTAGTTTCCCGGACCAACCCCACCTACGTAGAGCACTGCCGCACTCGCGCTCGGAATCAGGCTCGTGCCCGCGAGGAGCGAGACGAGCATTATGAGCGCAAACGCAAGAGCCCTTCCTTTCGCAATCCCTCTCATACTGTATCATTCGACCTGGTCGCATAAGAGGATTGTATACTGGGAACGCGCGACTCTATCAGGAAAATGGTCGCCTATTCGCACGAATCCTTGCATCTAGCGAGGGTCACTCGCTCCCCGTCTCCGCGAACGCCTCGAGCAGCGTCCCCGTCGAGACCGTGCTCTTCGGAGCCTTCTCCAGGAGCGCCCCGTCCGCCGTCCACAGCAGGCAGTCCTCCATCTCCGCGAGCGCCAGGTAGCACCCGTCGTAGAAGGAGAGCCCGTTCGACCTCGCCACCTCGATCGAGCGCGTGAGGAGGATCGGGTCAAAGGGGACCTCGTCGACCAGACCGATCGCCTCCGCGAAGGGCGGCGTCCTTCCCCCTCGCGAGACCTTCAGCGCGACGCTCCCCAGCTCGTACTTGACCAGCTCCGGGGAGAGCAGCTTCTCCCTCGCCGTCAGAAGCAGGATGAGGGCGCGCACGTCGTCACTGTCCTCCTCCTCCACGAATGTCTTCGCCAGGACGCTCGCGTCGACTATCACGACTCGTCCCTCAGCCTTCTGATGATGTCCGCGACGCTCTCGCGGCTCCTGACCGCCTTCTCCTTGAGGACTCCGAGGGACCGCTGCGCCCTGATCCTGGCGGCCTCGGCCTCGATCGCCCTTCGCGAGACCTCCGCGGGGCTCATGCCCTCCCGCTCGAGCTCCTTCAGCACGTCCTCGCCCACGCGTGTCGAGACCACTCTGGAGCGCATGTATACACCTCTGTATACAGATATGTATGCCGAGGGTAATAAACCTTCCCGAAGCGGTCACTCACTCGTCGGATCAGTCGAACCCAACGACCTTACCCGTCCCATCCTCCACGACGACGGTCTTGGGGGCGTCCTTGAGCACGCCGACGTCGAAGGTGACGGTCCAGACGCCCTTCTCCGCGTACTCTTTCACCTTCCTGAGTTGGACGAAGCTGTAGCCTCCCTTCCTCTCGATGAACTCCCTCGCCTGGTCGACGATCCACTCGGTCGTGCTCTGCATGATCTCCGACCTTGTCAAGGCGCTCCAGCGAGATAAGGGTTTCCGAAGTGACACGTGCCACTGTCTCGTCTGGACAAGGCCGCGAGGGGCGCTCACTCGTTCATCATCCGCACGCACTCCTCGAGGGTTACGACCTCTCGACTCACGGCCGTGAGCGTCTCGGCCGACATATCTCCCTCGACCAGCTCCCGCCCCGCCCGCCTCGCGGCGTCGAGCACGTCCTGCGCCTCGCCCTGCTTGAGAAGATGCCTCAGCACCCACCCGTGCGGGCGGAGGAGGGCGCCTGCGAACTCGCGGCCCAGGTTCTCGCACGCGGCGCGCACGTGCACGAGCAGCGGGTCGAAGTTGTCCAGCTCGTGGAAGCCGCAGCTGGAGACGAGGACGAGCCTGCCCCGCTTCACGTTCTCCCTGAGCGCGTGGCGGCAGTGCCCCCCGCGGAGCTCGAACTCCGGCTCGAGCAGGGGTATCATCCTGTCCAGGAGGTTCTTCAGCGGCCCGCTCATGCCGTCGACGTAGAGGGGCGTCGCGAGGACGAGGACGTCCGCGGTCGCTATCTTCTCGAGGACGGCGCGCATGTCGTCTTCTTGGTGGCACTTGCCCGGCGTCCGGATCCAGCAGGCGAAGTCGCCCTGGCACGGGCGGATGTCCAGGTCCTTGGTGTGGATGAGCTCCGCGTTCCCGAGCCCCTCGAGGAAGGGCTTCAGGATCAGGGCGGTTACGCCTCCCGAGCCGCGGGGGCTGCCGTTGATCGCGAGGACTTGCATACGCACGAGATGGGCGGGGCGGTTCTTGTGCGTTTTGGGCGGGAAGCGCAGGCTCCTACTTTCGGTAGACATCCGGAGTTCGTGGATCCATCTCAAGCTTGATGTCGTGCTTCTCGAGCACCTTCTCGACTGAACACAAAAGATGGCAGAGCCCCTTGAAGTAGCTTGGGCCCTTACTCTCGATTCCGTGGCTCTTGTTTCTGACAACGTAGACAAGGCCGCTGTCCCAGCACACTCTTTGAGTTACTGCTCCCTTCGGGTTGCCGTCGATGTCGTTCGTCCAGAAGCGTATCCTCAGTTCTATCATGCGTTCACCTCTGGGAACATCTTTGACTTTCTTTGTCATGGGTATCTCCTCGTTGCCCAGAATCTGTATCAGGGGTATAACTCTTTCCGGAATTGGCTTCCGAGGCAGGCTAGCTCCCTAATGTGATCCCATCGAATCCAAATCGAGGAATGGGCGGGCGATTCTCTCGGCAATTCAGGAAGTTTGATATGGGTACATGCATTCGAGGGTTGTATGAGGGATAGCTATCGTCTGGTCTACTTCCTGGGGGCAGGGGCGGCGAAGGCATGCTCGTCGACCCCA is from Candidatus Thermoplasmatota archaeon and encodes:
- a CDS encoding right-handed parallel beta-helix repeat-containing protein gives rise to the protein MMRRSLVVVLFLLCASLAGMSVLPSAQATVLFVGGAGPGNYTTIQDAINASTPGDTVYVYSGTYCGEILVNKALTLRGEGALTTTIDACGSVSAVTILADSVHIRDFTIVNGTDGAPEPPPPPVPVDPGISVIGASDCLISNNVISDNLIGILLWEAHNCVISNNSFSNNTWAIRIRPSEFRYSSEIAIRDNIFRSSTREAIFADSLWQSTITNNTFEDGHGIFLYHSERVEVAHNDLSSEGGGIIVYFSYGNTVTDNTISNPEWTAINIWGSNNLIARNRITNSDWGISLYLSCTNTIRENDIIGNKWGIILYLDEYEYWHPSVGNVFYHNNFVDNTNHACDSGYDNEWDNGYPSGGNYWSDYSGPDEFSGPNQTEPGSDGFGDTPRVVDVCPNFPYEYVTPQHNEDRYPLMEPYVVPQAPPSRPQDLQATAGIARIVLDWHPPRYDGGSPITNYSIYRSYAPGTETLLVEIGNVTTYVDTGLELGKTYHYRVAARNAIGEGARSNEASATVLVALKPPLDLIRVPGFENNTVSWTPPGGGGGSRICGSAGHEDCVREVGNVSSRRSSSGRTGG
- a CDS encoding flavodoxin family protein, which encodes MSTESRSLRFPPKTHKNRPAHLVRMQVLAINGSPRGSGGVTALILKPFLEGLGNAELIHTKDLDIRPCQGDFACWIRTPGKCHQEDDMRAVLEKIATADVLVLATPLYVDGMSGPLKNLLDRMIPLLEPEFELRGGHCRHALRENVKRGRLVLVSSCGFHELDNFDPLLVHVRAACENLGREFAGALLRPHGWVLRHLLKQGEAQDVLDAARRAGRELVEGDMSAETLTAVSREVVTLEECVRMMNE
- a CDS encoding type II toxin-antitoxin system VapC family toxin, with amino-acid sequence MIVDASVLAKTFVEEEDSDDVRALILLLTAREKLLSPELVKYELGSVALKVSRGGRTPPFAEAIGLVDEVPFDPILLTRSIEVARSNGLSFYDGCYLALAEMEDCLLWTADGALLEKAPKSTVSTGTLLEAFAETGSE
- a CDS encoding right-handed parallel beta-helix repeat-containing protein → MRGIAKGRALAFALIMLVSLLAGTSLIPSASAAVLYVGGVGPGNYTTIQAAVDAANPGDTVYVYSGVYKESVSISKPLTLVGRHAETTEIRAENRPTAVFVSESHVEVSGFTIGGSSDKGLVLHRGHDCRFANNTFHGDIQGITLRYSSHNTIEGNAILKGLSGGIRVLYSDANVIQGNSISQKERGIRISYSDGSSILGNVILETDKGIELAYSYDAEIVGNRVSGSGSYGIALFYSGDAQIRANTVSDYGDGILSWYPRRDILITGNLISDNDRGVYAGLASAVQISVTNNRIMGNSIAGIRLLGTHDNLISGNTIGHNVAGVEIDDPRGSNWVYHNNFIENGEHACDDNLNGTWDDGYPSGGNYWDDYTGEDEFSGPYQDRPGRDGIGDTPRVVPPCAPDRGDPADRYPLMRPYAPHSPPVGLYGTLQSDGMPVPLPQEYGLSGIENITVNRKPPGGGGGSRTCSSAGHEDCLPEPGVGVPFSTAFESRVSGTGSIGTSTQTPDWGATWARSDP
- a CDS encoding right-handed parallel beta-helix repeat-containing protein; translation: MRIRSLSVVLLLVTGTLLAGLVVVPVNVSAGTLYVGGTGPGNYTSFQGAINVAIPGDTIYVYNGTYCGGLLVNKPLTLLGEGALTTTIDGCGAENVVSVTASDVKVMGFTITNNYSYDLPPGPIDPGIRLSGVTGCLISENVIASNEIGIYMTATKNCVISSNIFTGNKYGVTIRQRSNNNRIEGNSFSWSLIAIDMGDWPIENGPWSNSVIDNQISYSNTGILISERGSSEVRGNSISYNDYGIFVWWTYGVEIFENTVMFNGQGIGLANTDFVHVFDNNMIGNVVQAYDEGCYDYYYDWCYDWFYRNYWSDYTGVDGDGDGIGDTPYVISTDPDHPSEDPSPRMDPLLPPSPPSKPLNLRARGGADLVRLVWEPPVFDGGLEIEKYRVYRGATPYALSFIMETGILRYDDKGLTPGTYFYVVRAVNSAGEGEASNVAQAATGQVPGPPVYLNASLVGYKLGDVQVSWHLSADDLGGAQSVKSYEVYRSASFDPSGKDYTLIASKPRMSKWHLDPGTGEGNFSNVFYRVCAVTASNISSCAQEQPAKFTRPLLEGPNLLSIPLRQYDDSLDVVLQTVDFDRAWQFDPLQHQWKTYSRSKSYSSLNRIDHTMGVWVSVTGRSNFTVAGVIPVQTQIQLYEGWNLVGYPSFYPKYRISDLKATVPVDRVEAYDPSAPPNFLRPLTDADFMSPSQGYWVRASSDALWTLVSK